DNA from bacterium:
AACTCTTGCGAGTTCGCGGCCAGACTCGGTCAGGGCGACCCCGTGCAACTTGAACTCCTGGCTCCGTTCCTGTTGCTCGGCAGCATCCAGTACCCACTTCTCGCCCTGATAAGTGAATGGCAGACGCGCGATCTGACCGGGAAGGTCCGGAACCTTTAGTCCGATACACAGCTGATAATCGAACCAAGAATTGTAGTCTGCGATGATTAGACCGTGCTCGTTGAGGACGTTTAGTTGGTCAAACGAGAGACCATATTCTCTGAGGGAGTTACTTCCTGCATTTCCATGCAGAGAAGGCGCTCGGGAGTCGAGAAAGTGGCCGTCCTGCCCCAATGAAACAGGGAGTGACACGAGCCGCCTAAACAAGTCTGCCGTTCGCTTGTTTAGATCCCTTAGGATAGCAAGGGAACGGATCGAAGTACTTCCTTGTCGGTCAGCCTCTCCAGCCAATACCTTCGCCCAGAGCAGCTGCATCTCTTCGGACGAGACATCCTGTACATAGTTGAAGAATCTAGCCGTCCAGTCATGGTCAGGTTCATGATCAGACACCTCCTCGTCGACTACCAAGTCAAGTGACTTCTGGACAACACTTGAGATATTCCGACAGCGTCTCTCCTCTTGGAACAAGACTTTCTGATCAATGATCTCCCCTATGTTCAGTTCGGTCTGCATAATCTGGCTATCTGACTCGACTAGCTTCCGAGCTTCCTCATGACCAGATGTGAGGATTGACAGAGCGCGTGACTGTGCCTCAGCGCGGACAGCGAGAACCTCTGCCTCACCTCGCGCTTCTATCATCTTGGCGTTAGCCTCCTTACGCGCCTTCCAACTTGACAGCATTGGTCCCGCTACACTGCCGATACCGCTAACGGCGTATTCGATAATCTTGCCCGCGGCTGGTATCCACTCCATTACTTACCTCTCACGCTGATCCAGTCTCGGTGACGATATCGTTCAGTCGGTCGGCACCATTTCGCCTGCCTAGCCACGCCCCTGAGGAATCCGCAGATTCAACTCCGCAGGTCGTCACGCAATTCCGTCACAAGAGCAACGAGATCGTCGAGAGTGCCTTTCTCGGCAACCCGTCGAACGGTGCGGCCGATTGCACCATCCTGATCGATCCACTTCCGCGCATACTTGAGTGCACTCTCCAACTCAATGCTGCTCAACGAAGTAGCGGTCGATCGTTTGCCGACATCGCTGAGGGATTCGGCTATTGGGTCGCGTTGAGTTGCGGTTC
Protein-coding regions in this window:
- a CDS encoding DUF2806 domain-containing protein; this encodes MEWIPAAGKIIEYAVSGIGSVAGPMLSSWKARKEANAKMIEARGEAEVLAVRAEAQSRALSILTSGHEEARKLVESDSQIMQTELNIGEIIDQKVLFQEERRCRNISSVVQKSLDLVVDEEVSDHEPDHDWTARFFNYVQDVSSEEMQLLWAKVLAGEADRQGSTSIRSLAILRDLNKRTADLFRRLVSLPVSLGQDGHFLDSRAPSLHGNAGSNSLREYGLSFDQLNVLNEHGLIIADYNSWFDYQLCIGLKVPDLPGQIARLPFTYQGEKWVLDAAEQQERSQEFKLHGVALTESGRELARVVDLESVPAYDTALKSYFESKGLVMTRVVGS